CACATCAAAAAAGGAACAGTAAATTTTCCCTGGTTGAAATACTATGTGTCATTAAAGGCAGGTATTAAAGATCTGGAAGGATTGCCAGGAAAAATATGTCAGCAACCTTAGAGCAGGCTGGATGTGAGTCCAACAAAACAGACCCAAGATGACACACCAAACAGCTAAGCAGTTCTCAGAGTTCCAAGTGAGAGCCAGTGTCTGTAATCTGAGAGGTAATCCAAGGCCCAAAGAGGCAAGGAAGGGCCAAGGTAGGAAGGCAAAAGGATGGCCGAAAGAGCAACACACAAGAATACATTGCAGAGTAAAAAGGAATACTGTACAGAGAACAGTTTGGGCAATTTAGCAATGTGAACATATAACTACTTGGAACCCTTGTTGCTTGTATTACGGATGGAAATGAAATTCTTATTCAGTCTGCATGTAAAAGGCAAGCGTACCCAATTTactctttctgaaacaatatgcaaactgataACCCAGTCAACctttaaaatttgcacttctccagattttgcaatgctgttctccagccaggtaatgtgcACAGAAATGTGTACACAAAGTGTGCAGATAAATATATCAGTGAGGATACCATACAgcaatgcattatatcaggggaaaGTGCTTTGTAGAAATACTGGTAtgtcccgttgttgttgttgttgttgttgttgttgttgttgttgttgttgttgttgctgctgctgctgctgttgttactactactattaccagCCCTTcacccagggtgggttacaacaacttaaaattcagaattaaaaacaggtaAAATATACTACCTTCACAAGGATAAGGTGGTTTctgggggggacgacgacgacgacacacATCTCAGGGGTCTACGGGCCGGGATAATTATAGAGGTACTGATGAAAAAAGATCTCTGGGAAAGGCAGGTTGGAAGATGGAATGGTGTGGGCAAAACACAAACGTTTGAGATAGGAAGGAAAACTGGAAAAGAGTGATGTTGGGGGAGGACAAGAGCTGCCAATTGCCAGGAGCTGACAGGGTAGTGAATTTcacatatttatttgaaataatcATCCACCAATTTTCCTCAGGTGATAagtcaatgaaatgaaatgttttgtAGGAATGAAACCCACAGAACAATCCTAAATATAGAAAGCTGGTGGAATTTATATCTGCTTAAGTTAAGGCAGTGTAAGTTATCCTTATTCCAAACTCTGCTTAGGAGCAAGGCTAGTTACACCCTCCCCTTTTTGACTGTGTAAGTTCCACTGGGTTTTGAGCTCACATGACTGAGCAGAAAGAggttttgttatgtactgagctgaatcctagaacaataggattcagaatcagcgggagctacccaatccaactccaggtggaagtgaatccgcaacctgattggcctgctggagcagccaatcaggcggctggcagaagtgaatctgctacctgattggcctgtaggagcagccaatcaggctgcaggcagaagtcaatccacaatataattggcccacaggtgtagccctgaagtagccaatcacgcaaggcccattgtgtaaataatgtatataagcagatggttttgggaaaagagcctttcgtcttctcttcttctccttgatgaatatgagctgaataaagagcatgaaattcactctcgactccgagtatatttcactggcgacgaaggtgggatcctgctgagctgaccgccaccacgcactgcaccgcagcaccgccacctgctgcaccgctgcatcgcaccgtgcatccaggcttcagctccaggacccaaggaacccagaatggcaaccgacagcagcttcttgccattcaaaccagcatcaggagactgggaagggtacgccgcccgtttcaacttcctcctgcaagcgaaagaagtcaccaacgatgccatgaagagggcgacattcttcagcgtctgtggagaggagacgtttgaaatcgcccgggctctccttgcacctagagatgtcgctaccgtctcttacaaaacaataatggaacagctgaaggagcacttttcaccacagccctcggtggtagcttgccgaaatgccttctacgcaaagcggcaagccccaggggaaaccataactgggtttgtgacctccctccgccaagccgcccggttatgcaacttctcagagttggagaacatgcttcgtgaccgcctcgtcggtggcctgagggacgagatgttgcaacgacgcctctacgccaaaaaagacctcacgttccagattgctctggaggaagccctggcaaccgaagccgccgagaggtcaacgcaagaggcacgaccggccccgccatcccaaccgagggtctaccacgaagacctcaccgacgaatccgaatctgacagggaggaagtacaccgagtacagcggcgcactcaagcagcacacacaccacagcagcctcgacgagaaggagggaactgtgcaagctgcggggagaaccacgagaggaggacctgtcgtttccgcaacgcagagtgcaggcagtgcagaaaattgggacacatcgcccgggtgtgtcgggctcgactcacccgtcgacaagcatcagatgaccgacccaggagccccaggtcacacggcaccatgcaccaaggcaactcgacggagatcacggactaccaggtattccagttgccccatcccagcacagagaaaatttatatagaggtacagatagagggagccccatgccgcatggagctggacacgggttcaactctatccataatctcggcccgaacattaagggaactgtgccctaatgggggtcccaaactaaggccggccccattcaccctccgggacttccagaaacgtaaggtccctacaatgggggtggggaccttcagggtgcaatatcgagggcgaaagcaacaattggacttgctggtagttaagggcccctacgttagcttactgggactggcatggtttggacctctggggctagccgttaccggggtgaaccgcactagcttacaagtggacgtggacgccatatgcaaagagtttccaggggttttcgatggggcattgggacgatatacaggaccccccattgccctacagctagaccccgctgtacgacccatcaggcacaaggcccgccgggtcccgttcgccctgaaaccccgcatagacgaggaattggaccggctcgtggagcaaggagtgctggagccggtgcccaacgccccctgggaaactccaattgtcacacccgtcaagcctaacggttcggtccgcatctgtgcagactacaaatgcaccataaacaaggctctcacggcccatgcatacccagtgccagtggtcagccatgtcctcgccaccctggctgggtcaaaaatctttggcaaactggacttggcccaagcgtatcaacagttgcctgtggacgaagccacagcagaggctcagacgattgtgacgcacagaggggcattcagagtaaagcggctgcaatttggcgttagcgtggcaccaggcatattccagaatctaatggactctctccttaaagggattcctggcgtcacccccttcttcgatgatgtactgatcgccgggcccacaccagaggaatttgaggaccgcctccgctccgtcctgcaccgtttccagacggcgggcctcaaggtgaagcgggaaaagtgtttactgggagtgccgcaggtggactttctgggatttaaggtggacgcagaaggggtccatccaaccggtgacaaggtacgggccatttgtgaggccccagcgcccaagagcaagcccgaacttcagtcattcttgggactattgaacttttaccatgccttccttccccataaggcagcggtagcggagcccctacacagactcctagataaaagggccccttgggtgtggggccagcgacaaagggccgcattccaggcagtcaaggacttgctcgtctcgaactcggtcttggcacacttcgacgagaggctgccagtggtgctggcatgcgacgcctctccctatggcatcggcgctgtcctgggacaccaactcccggatggaagagaggtgccggtggcatacttctcccagacgcttgctgcagccgaacgaaactactcacagattgacaaggagggtctggcaatcgtgaagggcgtaaaaaaattccatgatttcttgtacgggcggccctttaccatagtgactgaccacaagccgttgcttggcctgtttgcccccgagaagcagaccccccaagtgttgtctccacgtgtcctcaggtggtcaattttccttgccggctaccagtatgcactaatccaccgccctgggaaggcgatgggccacgcagacgcactcagcaggctaccactaccagaaacaggccccgacccagcgcctgcgcaagaggttatgaccctggagctgcttcccgaccgacccattcaggcacaagaagttgcgcaccattccacaaaagatagggtcatctcccgggtcctggactgggtgtggcgaggatggcccagcagcagccccgggccagaattcgctggctacacaaaccgcaaacatgaactgtcggcccacaaggggtgcctgttatggggaagcagggttgttgttccccagcccctccgcaaaagggtcctcacagccctacacgagacacacccaggggtagtgaggatgaaggcccttgccaggagttatgtgtggtggccggggattgacagagagatagaggcctgggtccaacactgccagacctgccaagaatcccgcccggatcccccaagggccccagtccagccctgggagtccgcccgacatccatggtcacgcttgcatgtggacttcgctggccccttccagggaaaaacattcttcatagtggtggattcctacaccaaatggctggaggtcgcactggtaccgtccacttctacggcggcagccatccgggtactacgtaagctgtttgcaacccacgggctccctgacaccctcgtctcggacaatggaaccgcattcacgtcagaggagttccagaccttcacagcgcagaacgccatccgccacatccgctcagcaccattccaccctgccaccaatggccaagcggagcgcatggtgcggaccaccaaggacagcctccgccgcataacacaaggggactgggaataccgccttgccgcatttcttctagcacagcacagcaccccaagcacaacgacgggccggagcccagctgaactactcatgggccggcgccttgcaactagactggaccgacttcaccccgacagagctcaggatgaggtagtggtggggaaaggcaggaacccccggacatttgtggcccaggacccagtgtatgcaaagaattttggggcaggcccagcatgggtacccgccacagtcaccaaggtgaccggtcccgtgtcgtacgaggtactaacggaaggggggcaatgttggcgccgccactgcgaccagctacggcgacgattcccaggaggaacccgggaggagagcgggacagaggggtcccaaggggacagcagggcagtgaggcctgtagagcg
The genomic region above belongs to Zootoca vivipara chromosome 7, rZooViv1.1, whole genome shotgun sequence and contains:
- the LOC132592458 gene encoding uncharacterized protein K02A2.6-like; amino-acid sequence: MATDSSFLPFKPASGDWEGYAARFNFLLQAKEVTNDAMKRATFFSVCGEETFEIARALLAPRDVATVSYKTIMEQLKEHFSPQPSVVACRNAFYAKRQAPGETITGFVTSLRQAARLCNFSELENMLRDRLVGGLRDEMLQRRLYAKKDLTFQIALEEALATEAAERSTQEARPAPPSQPRVYHEDLTDESESDREEVHRVQRRTQAAHTPQQPRREGGNCASCGENHERRTCRFRNAECRQCRKLGHIARVCRARLTRRQASDDRPRSPRSHGTMHQGNSTEITDYQVFQLPHPSTEKIYIEVQIEGAPCRMELDTGSTLSIISARTLRELCPNGGPKLRPAPFTLRDFQKRKVPTMGVGTFRVQYRGRKQQLDLLVVKGPYVSLLGLAWFGPLGLAVTGVNRTSLQVDVDAICKEFPGVFDGALGRYTGPPIALQLDPAVRPIRHKARRVPFALKPRIDEELDRLVEQGVLEPVPNAPWETPIVTPVKPNGSVRICADYKCTINKALTAHAYPVPVVSHVLATLAGSKIFGKLDLAQAYQQLPVDEATAEAQTIVTHRGAFRVKRLQFGVSVAPGIFQNLMDSLLKGIPGVTPFFDDVLIAGPTPEEFEDRLRSVLHRFQTAGLKVKREKCLLGVPQVDFLGFKVDAEGVHPTGDKVRAICEAPAPKSKPELQSFLGLLNFYHAFLPHKAAVAEPLHRLLDKRAPWVWGQRQRAAFQAVKDLLVSNSVLAHFDERLPVVLACDASPYGIGAVLGHQLPDGREVPVAYFSQTLAAAERNYSQIDKEGLAIVKGVKKFHDFLYGRPFTIVTDHKPLLGLFAPEKQTPQVLSPRVLRWSIFLAGYQYALIHRPGKAMGHADALSRLPLPETGPDPAPAQEVMTLELLPDRPIQAQEVAHHSTKDRVISRVLDWVWRGWPSSSPGPEFAGYTNRKHELSAHKGCLLWGSRVVVPQPLRKRVLTALHETHPGVVRMKALARSYVWWPGIDREIEAWVQHCQTCQESRPDPPRAPVQPWESARHPWSRLHVDFAGPFQGKTFFIVVDSYTKWLEVALVPSTSTAAAIRVLRKLFATHGLPDTLVSDNGTAFTSEEFQTFTAQNAIRHIRSAPFHPATNGQAERMVRTTKDSLRRITQGDWEYRLAAFLLAQHSTPSTTTGRSPAELLMGRRLATRLDRLHPDRAQDEVVVGKGRNPRTFVAQDPVYAKNFGAGPAWVPATVTKVTGPVSYEVLTEGGQCWRRHCDQLRRRFPGGTREESGTEGSQGDSRAVRPVEREGWAGEAEAVGTEGRPEAGRTPEPESQPSGSVAPDQTAPAQPAASEHEPEPEPLTKEHPRPQRTRRRPADLGDYECNFPGRTGT